The genomic stretch GGTTCCGCCCCGACATCTCCGGCCTCATGACGGACATCGTCAAGTTCCTGGCCAAGAACAACGCGCCCTTCACCGTCAACATCTACCCGTTCCTGAGCCTGTACCTCAGCGACAACTTCCCGCTGGACTACGCCTTcttcgacggcggcgcgacACCGGTGAACGACAACGGCGTGCTCTACACCAACGTGTTCGACGCCAACTTTGACACGCTGGTGGCCGCGCTCAGGGCCGTCGGGCACGGCGACAtgcccgtcgtcgtcggcgaggtCGGCTGGCCCACCGACGGCGACAAGCACGCCAAGGTCTCCTACGCGCAGCGGTTCTACGCCGGGCTGCTGAGGCGCCTGGCGGCGAACGCCGGCACGCCGGCGCGGCCGAACCAGTACATCGAGGTGTACCTGTTCGGGCTAGTCGACGAGGACCTGAAGAGCGTGGCGCCGGGCAACTTCGAGCGGCACTGGGGCATCCTCCGCTACGACGGCCAGCCCAAGTACCCGATGGACCTCGCCGGGCAGGGCCGGAACACGATGCTTGTGCCGGCGAAGGGGATCAAGTACCTGCCCAAGACGTGGTGCGCGCTGAACCCCAACGCCAAGGACCTGAGCAAGCTCGGCGCCAACATCGATTACGCGTGCACGTTCGCCGACTGCACGCCGCTGGGGTACGGCTCGACGTGCAACGGCATGGACACCGCCGGCAACGCCTCGTACGCGTTCAACGCCTACTACCAGGTGCAGAACCAGAAGGACGACGCCTGCGACTTCCAGGGCCTCGCGCTGCCCACGGAGACGGACCCGTCCACGGCGGCCTGCAACTTCACCATACAGAtagccggggcggcggcggtacacggccgccggagcgccggcgcggcggcggcgggcgtggtgcTACTGGCGTTGCTGCAGCTCCTGGCGCTGTGGTAGCGCGGGATTTGCTGCTGCAGTGGTCGTCGTGGTGACGTGTCCGGAAGATCAACGTGTACGGTTGATTTTGTTGCATTTTTTATGACTTTTGGACTGGATTTAGAGGCCTGTATTCTACTTAGGATGCAACGCATGTGATTAATTGATTGGGTTTGTCTTACAACCCGCGGCCCTCTCGAAGTTGAGAGCGAGTACATTACTACATATTAACGGtttcataggtcgtctcatgcagtgtcACGTAGAATTTTTGGTGATGGGAAAGAGAGAGAGTAAGGAGGTCGTTGTTTCGTGAAGCAACCACCTTATGaactaaattgtaggactacgagactaAACAACATTGTATAAGTTATTATTGCCATGCAACTCGTAATATTTcctttttcatatgcacaaattaaggaattatatagctCTACACTACAACTTATAAGATAACCTATTGTACGTGTTGTCTGTTGactcgtctcaagattacgtgtaaATGCATGAGACTATCTGTTAGACGACATCAATGTACTCGCCTTGAAAAAGAAACATACCACGAGGCTAGACACCGCCCCGACACACAAGCGAACCATCTCTCCCACGCTCCACACGCCGCGCTTCCGGAACCTTCCAGAAGGTTCGAGGAGGCATGGAGGTGCAGCTTTTGAGGGGGGCAGTGGCAGCTATCTGGGATGACTCGTTGGCAGTGTCGGTGACGGgggtgctgctggtgctgcaggTGACGGACTTGCGCCCGTGGCTGGTCACACAGTCGGCGCAGGGATCAGGATGGCGCGCTATGGTTCTCTCCGACGACGACCTCTTCATCTGCGGTGCTCTTCTCCCCGATGCTGCCGACTCGCTAGCTGCCTTGAGGATGCGCAAGGGCATCGAGGTCTGCTTCACCGAGTTAAAGTTCAGAGTAAGAGGTGCGCATCGCTTCCCACTCGCTTAGCTCGTTTGATTTCCGGGGAACAATTCGATGAGGAGTACCCTGACGGAGGCAACTGCCGAGCGGTGGAGCTAGCGGAGGCCGGCTGGCGCGCGCGGTCTCGCTGGCTCCCATGCCGCCGGCCCTCAACATTTGCACAACGCCCCTGGTtcggatcgcgatccgattattttgCGAATAACCCCCTAAGTTgaatcgcgattaatagtcgcaaTCCGAATATTTTCAATTTACCCCCTACTAATTACAAATACCTCCAAAAATTAGATCACGATTAATAGTCACGATCCGATTATTTTCATTTAACCCCTCATTAGTTTCAAATAGCCCCCAGGTTgagctcctctcctcctcctccgcccttacgccgccgccgtcatccctGACGCCGGAATCGCGAAGCTCATCCTCGCCCACCAGTCCCCGGCTCAAGCCCtagcacccccacccccactaACCCCTCCACCCGCAGCAAGAATGGAGGACGGCGCGCGGTTGCGATTCTGGTGACGTTGTAGGAGTCGTGCATCGAAGATTCCGGTGACGATCCATGAGGTGGTGCCCCGTGATTTCCTGCATTCTGGTTGTTCTGGGCGTTTTTAAGGGTACCTTGCTGTTAGATCCTGGTAACGTTAGGACACTGCAGTGATAAACATTGTGCTTCGCAATAGTCCTTCGGTCTGTATGCCCTCCTCAAGCAGTAACACTTTGGGATTGATTTCAGCAGAACAAACAATTGATGCGGTATATCTGGTAGATAATATCCGTTTCATTTGTAGAAACGCAGTAAGTTGCAGGCGTAAATTGCTCTAACGTGGACCGTCTAATTGATTCTGGCTGTTTAGTGTTGATTTCATATATTCCCTGTTCACTACCTCGTGGCATCTCTTTCTATTTTCAGAAAATTTTTATTCTTTATCTAAATTCATGGCAACAGGGGAAAATAGATCTCATGCATCGTCAACTCCCAACATATACATGCTTCTCCACCATTTCAAATGTTTTAACATTTTGATCCAACACAAAACCAAATGTCACAACACATGCAGATGACGGGTGCATGAGTTGTTACTCCTCCGCAGCTGCAAGCCGCTTATTCCATGGCGCCCTTACCGGCCTGGCGGGACGGCGCTGCGGGTGGCGGAGGCAGTCGCAGAGGCGCTGGAAGAAGTCGACGACAGGCTGGATCCGTGACAGGAGCACAAACACTGGGCCCAGCACGCCGCCGGTCATCGTCACGATCGCCATCGGCTCTATGGATTTGCCCTTGCCTGCTTGATCTCCGATCACTTTAGAGAAATTAAAACCTCTTTCACCCCGCTGGTGAAAGAATCTTTAGCAAAAACTTGTATATATCGACGTAAGACAGTTTCTTCTTGGCTTGGCGAAGAGGAGGGGGTGGAAGGAGACGCAGATTTATGCTGGTGGACGAGACGGAGAGGCCTGGTGTTGTTGGAGCCGTCCAGCGGTAACCGCGGACCTGCATCCACGGTTGCCGAAAACGTCTATTTTAGGCACTCGAGTTAAGGGTCCTCGTTCAGGAAGTGCCAGAAAATTGTAACTTTGTTGCTGAAGTTGAGGGCATTGCATTCTTATCAGAGTTTACATATAGTCCAACTGCATGCAACCAAAGCatcatttttttcatataaCAAATTCATGTGAAAAATAAAGTTATTGTAGCCGTTTATTGTAGTCATGGTAAATATTATACCAATAAAACGTTTATTGATGGCGGTTTAGTGATAAATATTATACCTATCAAACGTTTATTGTAGCCGTTTATTGATAAATATTATACCTATCAAACGTTTATTGTAGTCATGATACAGCCATACAGGTTTGTTTCCATGTAAAGGTTTTTTAAAAAACCTGTATGGCTGGCTGTATCTGCATCCGCTGCATAGCATTTCCTCCATGGGCCATGGGCCGTGACCTACATACCGACCGTTGTGATGTGGCCCGGAAACCACCACGTTCACGGGCCGTCAGCAGAAGGAACCCAAACCCTACACGACTTCAACCCGCTCCGACGCCTACAAATGGTAGAGCCCTGACTCTTCCAacccatctccgccgccgccgccgccgccgccactctcgATGGCAAGTTAGGGTTCATCGCCGCACCCCATGAACCCTAGCCTCCTCCCCCTATCGTTCGATCCTGATCTGCTCTTGTTCCGTTCGTTATCACAGTCTCGTCTCGTTCGTTTGCGTTGTTGGTTTGCTGCTTTTGTGGTTgattttgttttggttttggcaCATCGGTTGATTTTGTTTGGTCTGCCTAACATTGCAATTGTCCGGCGCTGCATCCGGTGCGGCGGGCAATCTATCCTTAGGCGAGATTCAACCAAAAGGGGAGGACGCTTTCCTAGTTCTTCCCGCCTGCTTCTTAAGCTCCGGCCGTCCTCCGTTTCTTCCCAGGAttcgccggtgacaaggcaggCAAATTTCTGATGATTCAGCCGTGATTTTTCGGTGTTCGTTTTATCTCTCTAGAGCGATTTAGTTGCAGCACCAGTCGGCACGTGGGGGCGAGTATGACGAAGAAAAATCAATCGGATTCCCATTGATTTCTTAAAGAAAGATGAGATCTTTAACCAGCTACTTCTGACTCGCGATGTCACTGCCATTGGTTcgttcgtttttttttttttgggggggggggctgggTTGGTTTGGTGCGCCTGTTCTGCTGTTCTGCGTCTGTGACTTCGTGGGGGGCCGGTGATGTGATCAAAATATTTGCTACTCTTGATGGGGCCAGAGCCCCGCCTGATGATCACGAACCACCAAGATCTCTGAGGTCCTCTAATCACTCATCTTGTATTCGTTCCGCACTTCTGCTTTGGTTCTTTTTGTTATCTTTTCTGTCCGTTTGCAGTAGCGGACATGGCCATTCAAAAACTCGTCGACCGCAAGCTGCTGAATTAATTGACATTACTTTGAACACAGGAATAACTGCTGAATTGCATATGCCAGTTACAGTTTGAGAATGTGACCACGATTTCAATCTACTGCAAATTCCTCATCGCACTCTCCTTGCCGGAATGTATAAAATCCTTTTACAAAAGccatttcttttaaaaaatcaacTTCGTAATCTTGATTCAGCCAACAAAGCATGCTAATTTCTACTGAATTTTGATGTTTTTATCATGCAACAGCATAATTATGAGGATGACGAAGAAAATCAATCGGATTCCCATTGATTTCTACACGAAAGATGAGATCTTAACCAGCTACTTCTGACTCATAAATCATACATGCTGATTTTTATTGtgattttacctttttttttcgtTTCGTTTGCATCTTCGTAGTTTGCCGGAGGCTGGTGCCGTTGAAAGACTGCTACCCGTCTACTCCAGATTTCTGACGAATCACCAAGATTTCTGACGTCCCCAACTGGCCATCACTCCAGCAGCGGATTCATCAAGATCAAACACGCATGTAACCCCACTGTCCATCTCTCCATCAGTGGATTGAAGATTCAAACACGCGTGTAATTACTTCAATGATAGTGGCATATAATTGAGATGAGAATGTTATCAAAACTCGTCTGAATTCCTGAACAGTCAGGCGAAGCAAGGTGGCTTCTAGGCTCTAACTCAGACAAACTTTCACTTTCCTGAACGCTCTCGTTGCCACACTGCATACAAACCTTTTGCTAAGACGAAAACCAAGTCAATTTTCAAGAAACAAAACAGAAGCCATTTTGGCGGTGTAATATTATTCATGAATATTCATGAATTATGAGTTCAGTAATATGCAGGAAAAAACTTTTGTACGTCAACCAATGGGCCTTAATATATGTTTGCTCTTCTCTCGTCAGGTGTTAGAATAATCTCTTGTTCTTGCAAAGAAGACGAAACCAAACTCGATTTCTAATTGTGATCCGAAAAAGGTCCGGTAC from Setaria italica strain Yugu1 chromosome II, Setaria_italica_v2.0, whole genome shotgun sequence encodes the following:
- the LOC101767514 gene encoding glucan endo-1,3-beta-glucosidase 8; translation: MARLAAALLLLVAVACWAVAPGAEALGMNWGTQASHPLPPKAVVQVLRDNGIKKVKLFDTDFAAMSALSGTGIEVMAAIPNNMLADLADDAGKAKDWVKRNVKRYDFDGGVTIKYVAVGNEPFLQSYNGTFINITFPALQNIQNALNDAGVGDRIKATVPLNADVYNSPDSHPVPSAGRFRPDISGLMTDIVKFLAKNNAPFTVNIYPFLSLYLSDNFPLDYAFFDGGATPVNDNGVLYTNVFDANFDTLVAALRAVGHGDMPVVVGEVGWPTDGDKHAKVSYAQRFYAGLLRRLAANAGTPARPNQYIEVYLFGLVDEDLKSVAPGNFERHWGILRYDGQPKYPMDLAGQGRNTMLVPAKGIKYLPKTWCALNPNAKDLSKLGANIDYACTFADCTPLGYGSTCNGMDTAGNASYAFNAYYQVQNQKDDACDFQGLALPTETDPSTAACNFTIQIAGAAAVHGRRSAGAAAAGVVLLALLQLLALW